The proteins below are encoded in one region of Oncorhynchus kisutch isolate 150728-3 linkage group LG14, Okis_V2, whole genome shotgun sequence:
- the LOC109903681 gene encoding elongation factor 1-alpha, oocyte form: MGKEKIHINIVVIGHVDSGKSTTTGHLIYKCGGIDKRTIEKFEKEAAEMGKGSFKYAWVLDKLKAERERGITIDISLWKFETGRYYVTIIDAPGHRDFIKNMITGTSQADCAVLVVAGGVGEFEAGISKNGQTREHALLAYTLGVKQLIVGVNKMDSTEPPYSQKRFEEIQKEVTTYIKKIGYNPATVAFVPISGWHGDNMLEASANMGWFKGWKVERKDGNANGVTLLEALDSILPPSRPTDKPLRLPLQDVYKIGGIGTVPVGRVETGTLKAGMIVTFAPANVTTEVKSVEMHHETLESAMPGDNVGFNVKNVSVKDIRRGNVAGDSKNDPPMEAGTFTAQVIILNHPGQISQGYAPVLDCHTAHIACKFSELKEKIDRRSGKKLEDAPKFLKSGDAAIVDMIPGKPMCVESFQEYPPLGRFAVRDMRQTVAVGVIKAVDKKAASSGKVTKSAVKAGKK; encoded by the exons ATGGGAAAGGAAAAGATCCACATTAACATCGTGGTCATTGGCCATGTCGACTCCGGCAAGTCAACCACCACAGGCCATCTGATCTACAAGTGCGGAGGCATTGACAAGAGAACCATTGAAAAGTTCGAGAAGGAAGCAGCTGAG ATGGGCAAGGGCTCTTTCAAGTATGCCTGGGTGCTGGACAAGCTGAAGGCTGAGAGGGAGCGTGGTATCACCATTGACATTTCTCTGTGGAAGTTTGAGACCGGCAGGTACTACGTCACAATCATTGATGCCCCTGGACACAGAGATTTCATCAAGAACATGATCACTGGTACCTCTCAG gctGATTGCGCCGTGCTGGTTGTTGCCGGTGGTGTGGGTGAGTTTGAGGCTGGTATCTCCAAGAACGGCCAGACCCGTGAGCACGCTCTCCTCGCCTACACTCTGGGAGTGAAACAGCTCATTGTTGGAGTCAACAAGATGGACTCTACTGAGCCCCCCTACAGCCAGAAACGGTTTGAGGAGATCCAGAAGGAGGTCACCACCTACATCAAGAAGATTGGCTACAACCCTGCCACTGTCGCCTTTGTGCCCATCTCTGGTTGGCATGGGGACAACATGCTGGAAGCCAGCGCCAAT ATGGGCTGGTTCAAGGGATGGAAGGTCGAACGTAAGGATGGTAACGCCAACGGTGTGACTCTGCTGGAGGCCCTGGACTCAATTCTGCCCCCCTCCCGCCCCACTGACAAGCCCCTTCGTCTGCCCCTCCAGGATGTCTACAAAATCGGCG GTATTGGAACAGTACCCGTGGGCCGTGTGGAGACTGGCACCCTGAAGGCCGGTATGATCGTTACCTTCGCCCCCGCTAATGTCACCACTGAGGTAAAGTCTGTGGAGATGCATCACGAGACCCTGGAATCGGCCATGCCCGGTGACAATGTTGGCTTCAACGTCAAGAATGTGTCCGTCAAGGATATCCGTCGTGGCAACGTGGCTGGAGACAGCAAAAATGACCCCCCAATGGAGGCCGGCACCTTCACCGCTCAG GTCATCATCCTGAACCACCCTGGCCAGATCTCCCAGGGCTATGCCCCTGTACTGGATTGCCACACTGCTCACATCGCCTGCAAGTTCAGCGAACTCAAGGAGAAGATTGACCGTCGTTCCGGCAAGAAACTTGAGGATGCCCCCAAGTTCCTGAAGTCTGGAGACGCTGCCATCGTTGACATGATCCCCGGCAAGCCCATGTGTGTGGAGAGCTTCCAGGAATACCCTCCTCTTG GTCGTTTCGCTGTGCGTGACATGAGGCAGACTGTTGCTGTTGGTGTCATCAAGGCCGTCGACAAGAAGGCTGCCTCCAGCGGCAAGGTCACCAAATCTGCCGTTAAGGCTGGTAAAAAGTGA
- the LOC109903680 gene encoding elongation factor 1-alpha has product MGKEKIHINIVVIGHVDSGKSTTTGHLIYKCGGIDKRTIEKFEKEAAEMGKGSFKYAWVLDKLKAERERGITIDISLWKFETAKYYVTIIDAPGHRDFIKNMITGTSQADCAVLIVAGGVGEFEAGISKNGQTREHALLAYTLGVKQLIVGVNKMDSTEPPYSQKRFEEIQKEVSTYIKKIGYNPATVAFVPISGWHGDNMLEASPNMGWFKGWKVERKEGGASGVTLLEALDSILAPSRPTDKPLRLPLQDVYKIGGIGTVPVGRVETGTLKAGMIVTFAPANVTTEVKSVEMHHETLEAALPGDNVGFNVKNVSVKDIRRGNVAGDSKNDPPMEAGNFTAQVIILNHPGTISQGYAPVLDCHTAHIACKFSELKEKIDRRSGKKLEDNPKALKSGDAAIIVMVPGKPMCVESFAAYPPLGRFAVRDMRQTVAVGVIKAVDKKAASTGKVTKSAIKATKAK; this is encoded by the exons ATGGGAAAGGAAAAGATCCACATCAACATTGTGGTCATTGGCCATGTCGACTCCGGAAAGTCAACCACCACAGGTCATCTGATCTACAAATGCGGAGGCATTGACAAGAGAACCATTGAAAAGTTCGAGAAGGAAGCCGCTGAG ATGGGCAAGGGCTCTTTCAAGTATGCCTGGGTGCTGGACAAGCTGAAGGCTGAGCGGGAGCGTGGTATCACCATTGACATTTCCCTGTGGAAGTTCGAGACCGCCAAGTACTACGTCACAATCATTGATGCCCCTGGACACAGAGACTTTATCAAGAACATGATCACTGGTACCTCTCAG GCTGATTGCGCTGTGCTGATTGTTGCCGGTGGTGTGGGTGAGTTTGAGGCTGGTATCTCCAAGAACGGCCAGACCCGTGAGCACGCTCTCCTCGCCTACACTCTGGGAGTGAAGCAGCTCATTGTTGGCGTCAACAAGATGGACTCTACTGAGCCCCCCTACAGCCAGAAACGGTTTGAGGAGATCCAGAAGGAGGTCAGCACCTACATCAAGAAGATTGGCTACAACCCTGCCACTGTTGCCTTTGTGCCCATCTCTGGGTGGCATGGGGACAACATGCTGGAGGCTAGCCCCAAC ATGGGCTGGTTCAAGGGATGGAAGGTCGAACGTAAGGAGGGTGGCGCTAGCGGCGTGACCCTTCTGGAGGCTCTGGACTCTATCCTGGCCCCCTCCCGCCCCACTGACAAGCCCCTCCGTCTGCCCCTGCAGGATGTCTACAAAATCGGCG GTATTGGAACAGTACCCGTGGGCCGTGTGGAGACTGGCACCCTGAAGGCCGGTATGATCGTCACCTTCGCCCCCGCTAATGTCACCACTGAGGTGAAGTCTGTGGAGATGCATCACGAGACCCTGGAAGCGGCTCTACCCGGTGACAATGTCGGCTTCAACGTCAAGAACGTATCCGTCAAGGATATCCGTCGTGGCAACGTGGCTGGAGACAGCAAGAATGACCCCCCAATGGAGGCCGGCAACTTCACAGCTCAG GTCATCATCCTGAACCACCCGGGCACCATCTCCCAGGGCTATGCCCCCGTGCTGGATTGCCACACCGCTCACATCGCCTGCAAGTTCAGCGAGCTCAAGGAGAAGATCGACCGTCGTTCCGGCAAGAAGCTTGAGGACAACCCCAAAGCCCTGAAATCTGGAGACGCCGCCATCATTGTCATGGTGCCAGGAAAGCCCATGTGTGTGGAGAGCTTCGCCGCCTACCCTCCCCTTG GTCGTTTTGCCGTGCGCGACATGAGACAGACCGTTGCCGTTGGTGTCATCAAGGCCGTTGACAAGAAGGCTGCCAGCACTGGCAAGGTGACCAAGTCTGCCATTAAGGCCACCAAAGCCAAATGA
- the LOC109903121 gene encoding cyclic GMP-AMP synthase, whose protein sequence is MNRSTPQRGSSSRRQSSVPSTPSGEHQTTPPLRRTPSTPIDLQPSLGREAEEGGFLDGDGGSPIEDSQTGALLGQDDGNASTPATLTSHLPRQRPHLAAEIPKPGDELAPISPELARWIRLRAQDLKLRQSDRQWAVDLVNHLRESLLVFLKNSDEQPYFQSASVLSSGSYYEMVKILNPNEFDMMLKLQSPSRLKMTELDQYHGLFYEVALSRSTRSHIRSFLLDDGLTISASKIINEMHRLVRKFISTYRVPGNSWRWVVNRKRPNSPAVTLSLLEVDNGKQELLSVDVVPALEVPSSQGWPLAARAGPDVDNWLGKKTRRSLTHQTCFFVPKKPPGRNLSEAAKESWRISFSHIEKELIKTHGNKRTCCETSATKCCRKQCFKLLKCLIEGLKQRYPQELDALCSYHGKTAFLHTLSIRAQDSLWTPRQLPACFMHLLRALEGHASSGLLPHFFVPTSNLFAPPTFPRKALVFLIQALEEQRRQGLPLLMPPAPAPPLAVHSHSDSQPQLSPVVQQTPVIQYPVILPPQVVEMKSFEQMFKIVALVMVLVYVCYLL, encoded by the exons ATGAACAGAAGCACACCTCAGAGGGGATCATCCTCCAGGAGACAGAGCTCAGTTCCATCcacaccctctggagagcaccAGACAACTCCACCACTCAGAAGGACCCCATCCACCCCCATCGACCTCCAACCTAGCCtgggcagagaggcagaggagggtggGTTTCTGGACGGAGATGGAGGTAGCCCTATAGAGGACTCTCAGACTGGGGCATTGCTGGGTCAGGATGATGGAAATGCCAGTACCCCAGCCACACTCACCTCACACCTCCCTAGGCAGAGACCACACCTGGCAG CCGAGATCCCCAAACCAGGGGACGAGCTGGCCCCTATCTCCCCAGAGCTGGCCCGTTGGATCAGGCTTCGGGCCCAGGACCTTAAGCTCCGCCAGAGTGACCGCCAGTGGGCTGTGGACCTGGTCAACCATCTTCGGGAAAGCCTGCTGGTCTTCCTCAAGAACAGTGACGAGCAGCCCTACTTCCAGTCAGCCTCTGTGCTCAGCAGTGGTTCATACTACGAGATGGTCAAG ATACTCAACCCAAATGAGTTTGACATGATGCTGAAGCTCCAGTCTCCTTCCCGCCTCAAAATGACTGAGCTGGACCAATACCACGGCCTCTTCTACGAAGTCGCCCTATCCCGATCAACCCGTTCCCACATACGGTCTTTCCTTTTGGACGATGGGCTCACCATCTCAGCCAGCAAGATCATAAATGAAATGCACCGTCTGGTCCGCAAGTTCATCAGCACCTACAGAG TGCCTGGAAATAGCTGGCGTTGGGTTGTGAATAGGAAGCGTCCAAACTCACCAGCGGTGACCCTTTCCCTGTTGGAGGTGGATAATGGGAAACAGGAACTACTTTCTGTGGATGTGGTGCCCGCCCTGGAAGTGCCCTCCTCACAGGGCTGGCCTCTGGCTGCCCGCGCCGGCCCAGATGTGGACAACTGGCTGGGGAAGAAGACCCGGCGCTCTCTCACCCACCAAACTTGCTTCTTTGTGCCCAAGAAACCCCCGGGACGAAACCTTAGTGAGGCAGCTAAAG AGAGTTGGAGGATTTCCTTTTCTCACATAGAAAAGGAACTGATCAAGACTCATGGGAACAAGAGGACCTGCTGTGAGACCTCTGCCACCAAGTGCTGTCG tAAGCAGTGCTTCAAGCTCCTTAAGTGCCTGATCGAGGGACTGAAGCAACGCTACCCTCAAGAGCTGGATGCTCTGTGCTCCTACCACGGGAAGACAGCCTTCCTACACACCCTCTCGATCAGGGCCCAGGACTCCCTGTGGACGCCCCGTCAGCTGCCTGCCTGCTTCATGCACCTCCTAAGGGCCCTGGAGGGCCACGCAAGCAGTGGTCTGCTCCCCCACTTCTTTGTCCCCACCTCCAACCTCTTTGCCCCACCAACCTTCCCGCGCAAAGCTTTGGTGTTTCTGATTCAGGCtctggaggagcagaggagacaggggCTTCCCCTTTTAATGCCCCCGGCTCCTGCCCCACCACTGGCAGTACACTCCCACAGTGACTCCCAGCCCCAGCTTTCCCCTGTTGTACAGCAGACTCCTGTTATCCAGTATCCTGTTATCCTGCCACCCCAAGTTGTTGAGATGAAATCCTTTGAGCAAATGTTCAAAATTGTGGCTTTGGTTATGGTTCTTGTCTATGTTTGTTACCTCCTGTAG
- the LOC109903678 gene encoding 60S ribosomal protein L11 translates to MRELRIRKLCMNICVGESGDRLTRAAKVLEQLTGQTPVFSKARYTVRSFGIRRNEKIAVHCTVRGAKAEEILEKGLKVREYELRKNNFSDTGNFGFGIQEHIDLGIKYDPSIGIYGLDFYVVLGRPGFSIADKKQKTGRIGFRHRIRKEEAMRWFQQKYDGIILPGK, encoded by the exons ATGCGTGAGCTTCGCATCCGCAAGCTTTGTATGAACATCTGTGTTGGGGAGAGTGGTGACAGACTGACCCGTGCTGCTAAGGTGCTTGAGCAGCTCACAGGCCAGACCCCTGTCTTCTCCAAGG CCCGCTACACTGTGCGATCGTTCGGCATCCGCAGAAATGAAAAGATTGCTGTCCACTGTACCGTCCGTGGAGCTAAGGCTGAGGAGATCCTGGAAAAGGGACTCAAG GTGCGTGAGTACGAGTTGAGGAAGAACAACTTCTCTGACACCGGCAACTTTGGCTTTGGCATCCAGGAACACATTGATCTGGGAATAAAGTACGACCCCAGCATCGGTATCTACGGACTGGACTTCTACGTC GTCCTGGGCAGACCCGGTTTCAGCATTGCTGACAAGAAGCAGAAAACGGGCCGCATTGGTTTCAGGCACCGCATCCGCAAAGAGGAAGCCATGCGCTGGTTCCAGCAGAAG tATGACGGTATCATCCTCCCCGGGAAGTAA
- the LOC109903677 gene encoding kelch-like protein 31: MAPKRKVNRTKEIAMEPVVTQVSTVTTQMTGGGVVVVEGVKKIEEMAALDIVQLNHLNLPLPPPIIKPGEKGLGLGCEVTRPLHGNALLEELSRMRQERFLTDLELACKTKAFDVHKLVISSVSQYFREILAKDPGMKRLELSSLSPLGLANVITFAYLGRVHMSLYTIGCTVSAAATLQIPQLLQMCMDFLLAEMNVQTCVYVWNIGAAYGLIPVRDAARRFVLENFVAFTETPLFNQLTLEQITAFLQEDSLLLPSEVTAFQLAMKWLDFDPKRQVHAAELLSHVRFETIPASELVSEIQPVARMMMDPHCHRLLVDAMNYHLLPHQQNTLQSRRTQVRGGQATLLTVGGRPSITERALSRVVLWRDPREGAATWRHLSQLPAKSFNQCVAVMDGFLYVAGGEDQNDARNQAKHAVSTLSRYDPRFNTWLHLASMRQRRTHFSLVATGGRLYAVGGRNVEGLLATIESYLPSSNIWQLKTPMEMPRCCHASAVLPSGDILVTGGYINCAYSRSVACYNIETDTWSEKASLETPRGWHCSSTLGGKVYVVGGSQLGPSGDRMDVLSMEVFSPENGEWSRASPLPLGVSTAGLSPLGEQLYLLGGWNEAEKLYKAAVQKYTPATDSWSMEENLPEATVGVSCCTLTLPPRHTPRRQQHRNTPTTKEEQQLPQRESSVAPQSITA; encoded by the exons ATGGCCCCCAAGAGGAAGGTCAATCGTACAAAGGAGATTGCCATGGAGCCAGTTGTCACCCAGGTGAGCACTGTTACTACTCAGATGacaggaggaggagtggtggtggtggagggtgtGAAGAAGATCGAGGAGATGGCTGCACTGGATATCGTGCAGCTCAACCACCTCAACCTCCCCCTGCCCCCTCCCATCATCAAGCCCGGAGAAAAGGGCCTGGGCCTGGGCTGTGAAGTGACCCGCCCCCTCCACGGCAACGCCCTGCTGGAGGAGCTGAGCCGCATGCGCCAGGAGCGCTTCCTCACCGATCTGGAGCTGGCCTGTAAGACCAAGGCCTTTGACGTGCACAAGCTGGTCATTTCTTCCGTCAGCCAGTACTTCCGGGAGATCCTGGCCAAGGACCCCGGAATGAAGCGTCTAGAGCTGTCGTCGCTCTCCCCCCTCG GCCTGGCCAACGTGATCACCTTCGCCTACCTGGGCCGCGTCCACATGTCCCTGTACACCATCGGCTGCACTGTGTCCGCCGCTGCCACCCTCCAGATCCCCCAGCTGCTCCAGATGTGCATGGACTTCCTGCTGGCCGAGATGAACGTGCAGACGTGCGTGTACGTGTGGAACATCGGCGCCGCCTACGGCCTGATTCCCGTGCGCGATGCGGCCCGCCGCTTTGTGCTGGAGAACTTTGTCGCGTTCACCGAGACGCCCCTGTTCAACCAGCTGACCCTGGAACAGATCACAGCCTTCCTCCAGGAGGACAGCCTGCTGCTGCCATCTGAAGTCACCGCCTTCCAG TTGGCCATGAAGTGGCTGGACTTCGACCCCAAGCGCCAGGTGCACGCCGCCGAGCTGCTGTCCCACGTGCGCTTCGAGACCATTCCTGCCAGCGAGCTGGTCAGCGAGATCCAGCCAGTGGCGAGGATGATGATGGACCCTCACTGCCACCGCCTGCTAGTGGATGCCATGAACTACCACCTGCTGCCCCACCAACAGAACACGCTGCAGTCTCGTCGCACGCAGGTGCGTGGAGGACAGGCCACCCTGCTGACTGTTGGGGGGCGTCCCTCCATCACCGAGCGGGCACTGAGCAGAGTG GTGCTGTGGAGAGATCCACGCGAGGGTGCGGCCACCTGGCGCCACCTGTCCCAGCTGCCCGCTAAGAGCTTCAACCAGTGTGTGGCTGTGATGGACGGCTTTCTGTACGTggcaggaggagaggaccagAACGATGCACGCAACCAGGCCAAGCACGCTGTCAGCACCCTCAGCAG GTACGACCCTCGCTTCAACACCTGGCTGCATCTGGCTAGCATGCGCCAGCGCCGCACCCACTTCAGCCTGGTAGCCACCGGTGGGCGCCTGTACGCTGTTGGCGGCCGCAACGTGGAGGGCCTGCTGGCTACCATCGAGAGCTACCTGCCTTCCTCCAACATCTGGCAGCTCAAGACGCCCATGGAGATGCCACGCTGCTGCCACGCCAGTGCCGTGCTGCCCTCCGGAGACATCCTGGTGACCGGCGGCTACATCAACTGCGCCTACTCGCGCTCGGTGGCCTGCTACAACATTGAGACGGACACCTGGAGTGAGAAGGCCAGCCTGGAGACCCCCCGAGGCTGGCACTGCTCCTCCACCCTGGGAGGGAAGGTGTACGTGGTGGGTGGTAGCCAGCTGGGCCCCAGCGGAGACCGCATGGACGTCCTGTCCATGGAGGTGTTCTCCCCAGAGAACGGTGAGTGGAGCCGGGCCTCCCCCCTGCCCCTGGGCGTGAGCACGGCAGGCCTGTCGCCCCTCGGGGAACAGCTGTACCTGCTGGGTGGCTGGAACGAGGCCGAGAAGCTCTACAAGGCGGCCGTGCAGAAGTACACCCCGGCAACTGACAGCTGGTCCATGGAGGAGAATCTGCCCGAGGCCACTGTGGGCGTGTCCTGCTGCACCCTGACCCTCCCACCCCGCCACACCCCCCGCAGGCAACAGCACCGCAACACCCCAACAACCAAAGAGGAGCAGCAActgccacagagagagagcagtgtggcCCCACAGTCCATCACTGCCTAA